The DNA window GCTGCACAATGAACTGTGTCTTCTGCCAGAACTGGGATATATCACAGAACCCCTCTGTGGGTGTCAGCATCCCTGAGGATAAACTCGCAGCAGTCATAGAGGAGAGGAGGCGGATGGGTTCAGCCAATGCCAACTTCGTTGGGGGAGACCCTACCCCTGCACTACCCTACATTCTACGCGTCCTCCAGTTGATATCCATAAGTGTACCCGTGGTATGGAACAGCAACATGTACCTCTCACAGGAATCCATGAGGCTCCTGAGTGGTATCGTGGACCTCTACCTCACTGACTTTAAATTCGGCAACAGTGACTGCGCATTGAAACTTGCCGGTGTAAGGAATTACTTTGAGGTCGTATCAGAGAATCACCTCAGAATAGGGGGAGAGGATATGATAATAAGGCACCTGGTGATTCCAGGGCACCTTGAGTGCTGCACAAAACCCATCATATCATGGGTCGCAGATAACCTAGGGGGGGAAACTGTGATTAACATCATGGGCCAGTACAGGCCACTCTACAGGGCATCATGGTACCCTGAACTGAACCGTTACCCATCCATGGAGGAGCTTGAAGAGGCAAGGCAATGGGCCCTGAGGGAGGGTATTGAAAATCTTATCTGATGATCAGTTGAGGTGAGCCCTTTGAAGATTTTAATAACAGGAAGACCCGGGAGCGGGAAAAGCACCCTTATTGGGAGAATAAAGGATCACCTGGAACTTAAAGGCCTTTCTACTGGAGGTATATTCACGCCAGAGGTGAGGGAGGGCTCATCAAGGGTTGGCTTTGAGGTTGTTGATATAAAATCAGGCAGGAAGGGCCTTCTTGCCTCATTGAATACCAGGGGGCCGCGGGTTGGAAGGTACGGTGTAAACGTTGACGTGATTGATGAAATCGCTGTTCCAGCGATAATGAGGGCTCTGAGGGAGGATGACTGTGTCATCATAGATGAGATAGCGCCAATGGAGCTTAAGAGCGAAGGGTTCAGGAGGGCTGTGGATGAGGCACTGGCTTCAGAGGTTCATGTGGTTGCAGCGGTCCACAGAAAACTTGTTCAAAGTATAAGAAAGAGGGGTGACATAAGAGTATTTGTTGTGGATCCTGAGAGTCGTGATCATGTTTATCGGAGGATCATTGATTTACTGGGTGATTGATCATGGAATGCGCTGATTATGGTATTACAAGGGCACTTGAAAGGGATAACCTCAACCTTAACCCCCTCCAGAGGGGAGGTGTTTTACCTGCAGCCGCCAGGAAGGCCCTCTATGAATTCGGGGATGGTTACAGCGTCTGTGATTACTGCGAGGGGCGTCTGGACCAGGTTACAAGGCCTGCTGTGAACAGCTTCCTGGATGACCTCGCAGATTTCATAGACGCAGATGCGGTCAGGACGGTTCATGGGGCAAGGGAGGGTAAATTTGCGGTGATGCATGCCCTCTGCGAGGCTGGTGACACCATAGTTGCAGATGGAAACGCACACTACACCACACACCTCGCTGCAGAGAGAAACGACCTTGAGATTGTGGAGGTCCCATCAACGGGATACCCTGACTATGAGATAAAACCTGAGACCTATAGGGAGGTCCTTGAGGAGGTCGCTGACAGGGTTGATGTTAAACTTGCAGTTCTAACACATGTGGATGGTAATTACGGTAACCTAACCGATGCAGAGGAGGTGGCCAGGATATGCAGAAAGATGGGTGTCCCCCTCCTCCTGAACTGCGCCTACTCCATGGGCCGCCTTCCTGTTAAACTCAGAAAGATGGGGGTCGACTTTGTTGTTGGAAGCGGACACAAGAGCATGGCGGCCTCTGGGCCGATAGGTGTTCTTGGGTTGAGGTCTGAATGGGAGGACACCCTCCTAAGGAGGTCAGGGAGACATGAGAAGAAGGAGGTGGAGATGCTTGGCTGCACATCACGGGGCGCACCACTTGCAACCCTCATGGCTTCCCTCCCACACGTTGTGGAGAGGGTTTCCCGGTGGGATGATGAGATTAAAAAAACCCGTAGATTTGTCTCTGAACTTGAGAATATGGGGGGCATAAGGCAGATTGGTAAGAGGCCCAAGGAACATGACCTTGTGAGGTTTGAAACCCCAGTATTCCATGATATTGCATCTTCACATCCAAGGAAGGGTTTCTTCCTATATGAGGAACTTAAGAAGAGGCGGATTGTTGGTATAAAAAGGGGTCAGACCAAGTGGTTCAAGTGCAGTGTCTATGGAATGACCGATGGGCAGGTTCAGTATGTTGTTGACTCCTTCAGGGAGATCATTGAGAAGAACAGGAATTGAATTTGTTCATGATAGGGGGGCTGTATTTTCTTATAGTATAACAGGGAACTGTATTTCCCTTACCTTTTCACGGTATATCTCCCGTGGGGCCCCTATTATGTCAATTCTGTTCTCCTCTGCGTAACCTATGAGCTCCTCATAGGCTTCCTCCCGGTTTTCACTGTATTCTTTAAATATGACTGTGTGTTTGGGGATTGTAACAATTTTAATGTCGCCGGCACCCCCTGATTCGCCCTTTACTGGTATTCCTGCGTCATATCGACCATCATCCTTGAGGGGGCTTGTGTAGAATATCACCAGTGGGTCACCGGCTATTTCAAGGTTTTCTGATGAGATGAATTCTCTCACCTCCTCAATGAGTTCACCGGTTTTGCTTAAGGGTCCGCTGAAGGTTATAAGCGCCAGTTTCTCATCACTTAACGTTCTTTTTCCTATCATTGAATCACCTTTACTTATTCAACCAACGACCAGTATGGGGGTTTCTGCAGATTTCAGAACCTTACGTGTTATGCTTCCGGATATTATGCGGTCAAGGCCGTGTTTACCTGAACTACCCATGACAACGAGGTCCACATCCTCATCCTCCATTGTCTCAAGGATAACCTCTGCAGGGTTGCCCTCAAGTATCTGGGTATCGAGTTTGCACTCCTTCATTCTACCATTTTCCTGCATTGATGAAAATTCGTCCTTGAGGATGGATATTGCCTTCTCTGACTGTTTTCTAAGTATCCTTTCAATGCGCCTGCTGATATCCTCATCCCAGACTTTCCTGTAGGATGTATCAACTACACTTATCCCGAGTATATCGGCACTGCTCATCTCCGCAATTCTGAATGCGTGTTCTGTTGCCTTCCTGGCGTCGTCTGAGCCATCCGTGGGTATCAGTATTCTCCGGTACACCATCAGACACCTTCACTTATGAGCTTTATTGAGTCATCTGCCGAGTTCTGGAGTGCTATGCTGAACCCTGGCTCTGCACCTATAACAAGGGTTTCCTTTCCGTTCTCCTTTGCTATGTTTATCAGGGGGAGGAAATCTGCATTCCGGGTCATCAGTGCAACCACATCAATGTAGGGGTTGTGTATGAGTTCAAAGGCCTCCACTGCAAGCTGGACATCCACGTCCCCGGCGACTATCATTGGTGAGAATCCCTGGTTTACAACTGCCTCGATGAGCTTATCTGAGGCGTACTGGTTGAGGAGGACCTTACCCACCCTGAGGTTTCCCCTGTCAACCAGGAGGTCCTTAACAAAGTCAAGATCTGAGCAGAATTCCTTTCTGAGCATGTTTGGACCATCCACGAGAAGTCCAAGATTCTTTTTATCGTCCTGACTGTTATCTATTATCACGAAGTTAGCTTCATCATCCATATTCATTCTTTTCCTCACGCCTTATCGTTACTTTAAATACAGATTGTATCTAAAACCTTATATAGTTATTTATGTTGTGGCTACTATTCATGGGTCTCTGCTTTCCGGCTTCTGATTTTTTAGGGCCGATTCAAGGAATATCTCAAGGTCCCTCCAGAATCTGTCCCTCCCGATTTCTCTGGCCTCAAGGACCATCCTTGATGTGAGGTCGAGGTTTAGGGAATTTATGGCCAGTGTATGGATGTATATGGATAGCTCAACCGGGTCGAGGTCACTGCGAATGCTACCGTCCTTCATACCCTCTATGATTGCCTCAACCATGAGCCTCCACATCCCTGTGCGGAGGTCCACTATTTCCCTTGCATCCTCACCCTCGCTCATCTCAAATCTCTCTGTGCCACTGTAGCAGTATATCCTGAAGTAGTCAGGGTGTTCCTTTGAGAATCTGTAAAGGGCGTCCACCATGGCCTTAACCTTACCGTAACCGTCTGTTTCAAGTTCTGAACATTCGGAGTACATCCTGTGGAGTATTCTTACACCGTAGAGGTTAACTGCGAAGAAGAGGGCCTCCTTATTTTTGAAGTAGTAGTAGAGGAGTGCCTTGTTGACCTCTGCCCTTTCTGCTATTTCATCCATGGTCACATTGTCGTAGCCCCTCTCGAAGAATGCCTTCTCAGCAGCCCTTATTATCTGCATCTGTCTTTTCTGCCTTTCACGTTCTCTCCTGGAAGATGGGGCCATCTTGATTCACCTTTTCTGTATCTGTAGGATATCTGTTCTGGGGCTTTAAAAGACTTTTACCGGAAGATTTATATATTTTTAACCACAAGTTAAATTTTAACCAGAAGTTAAAAATTAACTGATGGTTAAGGAGGTGTTTGTAATGGTTGACAAGAAACCGGTACCTGAGGACTGGCCCCACATAGTTGGGGACTATGTGGTTGGTGATGCCGAAAGTCCGGTTGCGGTTGTCACCCTCGGGTCCCACATGGAAGATGAGCCTGTAAGGGCAGGCGCGGCAATTTCAGGTCCACTGCACACAGAGAACCTTGGAATAGAGAAGGTGGTTGGTAATGTAATTGCAAACCCCAACCTCAGGTTCCTCCTTGTATGCGGTGCAGAGGTCATGGGTCACATCACGGGTCAGAGCATGAAGGCCCTCCACAGCAACGGGGTTGATGGAGAAACCAGGAGGATAATCGGGGCCACCGGAGCCATCCCCTACATAGAGAACATGCCTGATGAGGCCATAGAGAGGTTCAGAAGGCAGGTGGAACTTGTTGACATGGTAGATGTTGAGGACCCCGCTGCAATAAGAGAGAGAATAGGTGAATGTGTGGTGCATGACTCAGGGGCAATTGATGAGGAGCCCCTCATTTTAAGGCCCCCTGAGGATCTGGATAAAAAGAAACCTGATGAAAACACATGATTACTTTTTTAAGGGTCCAGACCGCCACCCTCAAGGCGGTCTCTTCCTCCTATATTTTAGATTCTTATTCTACGCCGGGACTGGGATTTGAACCCAGGCGGAGCAGAGCTCCACAAGATTTCCAGTCTTGCGCCTTACCTGGCTAGGCTATCCCGGCAGAATAAGCTGTTAGTTTCAGAAAAAGGTTTTTAAGCGCCGGGACTGGGATTTGAACCCAGGCGGAGAGAATCTCCACGGGATCTCAAGTCCCGCGCCTTACCTGGCTAGGCTATCCCGGCAGCATCAGATAAAAGAGATTGATAAACTCTCATTTATATAGTTTTTGGTCCCTGAATTTGGTTATAGGGGTTTGCACCCCAGTTAACTCTTGAGTTCTATTTCTATGCTGACGTTGTCAGGTACATTGACCTTCATGACCTGACGCATTGCCCTCTCATCGGCCTCTATACCCACAAGTCTCTTGTGGATCCTCATCTCCCATTTCTCCCAGGTTGCGGTTCCCTCACCATCAGGTGATTTCCTTGTTGGGACCACAAGTTTCTTGGTTGGGAGGGGTATTGGGCCTGACATGTCCACGCCTGTCCTCTCAGCGATCTTCTTCAGCTGGTCACAGACGTATGCCAGTTTTTCAGGGTCTGTCCCTGTGAGTTTAATCCTTGCTTTGTGCATCTGAATCCTCCTTTAAAAAAGGGAAGGGATGGGGTTTATTTGGCTGGTACAAGGTCTATACACATTCCAGCAGCCACTGTCTGTCCCATGTCCCTTATGGCGAACCTTCCCATGTGTGGGATGTCCTTTATCTTTTCAATGACCAGTGGCTTGGTTGGTTTGACCTTCACTACAGCAGCGTTACCTGTTTTGAGGAAGTCAGGGTTTTCCTCTTCAACCTGACCTGTTGCAGGGTTCATTTTCTGCACAAGTTCAAGGAATGTGCAGGCAACCTGTGCTGTGTGGCAGTGGAATACAGGTGTGTAACCGACTGTTATGACACCTGGGTGCTGGAGAACGACTATCTGTGCGGTGAACTCCTTGGCAACCTTTGGTGGGTTGTCCAGGTGTCCTGCAACGTCTCCCCTTCTGATGTCGTTTTTACCTACACCCCTGACGTTGAAACCTATGTTGTCACCGGGCTCTGCCTGGTCGATCATCTCGTGGTGCATCTCGATGGACTTGACCTCTCCACTGACACCTGCTGGTTCAAATATGACGTTTTCACCCTTCTTGAGTGTACCTGTCTCCACACGTCCAACAGGAACTGTACCCACACCTGTGATGGAGTAGACGTCCTGTATGGGTATCCTCAGTGGAAGGTCCACAGGTTTTTCAGGTGCTTCAAGTTCGTCTAGTGCTTCAACGAGTGTTTTACCCTTGTACCATGCTGTGTTGTCGCTCTTGGTTGTTATGTTGTCACCCTCGAAGGCTGAGAGTGGTATGAATTCAACGTCGCTTGGCTTGTAACCAACTGTTTTGATGAGGGCTGCAACCTCATCCTTGAGGGCGTTGAATTTTTCTTCGTCGTAGTTAACGAGGTCCATCTTGTTGATGGCCACTATGAGCTGGTTTATACCCAGTGTCCTTGATAGGAAGACGTGCTCCTTGGTCTGGGGCATTACACCGTCGTCAACTGCCACCACAAGGACTGCGGCGTCTGCCTGGGATGCACCTGTAATCATGTTCTTAACGAAGTCACGGTGTCCAGGGCAGTCCACGATGGTGAACTCGTACTTGTCTGTTTCGAATTTTGCGTGTGCAAGGTCGATTGTAACTCCCCTTTCCCTTTCTTCGGAGAGCCTGTCCATGACGAACCTGAACTTGTCCTCACCGTCAGCCAGCTGCTGCTCGGCGATTGCCCCTGCCTGGAGGAGCAGGTGTCCCACTAATGT is part of the Methanothermobacter sp. K4 genome and encodes:
- a CDS encoding TIGR00288 family NYN domain-containing protein, producing MNMDDEANFVIIDNSQDDKKNLGLLVDGPNMLRKEFCSDLDFVKDLLVDRGNLRVGKVLLNQYASDKLIEAVVNQGFSPMIVAGDVDVQLAVEAFELIHNPYIDVVALMTRNADFLPLINIAKENGKETLVIGAEPGFSIALQNSADDSIKLISEGV
- the rpsJ gene encoding 30S ribosomal protein S10, whose translation is MHKARIKLTGTDPEKLAYVCDQLKKIAERTGVDMSGPIPLPTKKLVVPTRKSPDGEGTATWEKWEMRIHKRLVGIEADERAMRQVMKVNVPDNVSIEIELKS
- a CDS encoding NTPase — protein: MSPLKILITGRPGSGKSTLIGRIKDHLELKGLSTGGIFTPEVREGSSRVGFEVVDIKSGRKGLLASLNTRGPRVGRYGVNVDVIDEIAVPAIMRALREDDCVIIDEIAPMELKSEGFRRAVDEALASEVHVVAAVHRKLVQSIRKRGDIRVFVVDPESRDHVYRRIIDLLGD
- a CDS encoding universal stress protein, with amino-acid sequence MVYRRILIPTDGSDDARKATEHAFRIAEMSSADILGISVVDTSYRKVWDEDISRRIERILRKQSEKAISILKDEFSSMQENGRMKECKLDTQILEGNPAEVILETMEDEDVDLVVMGSSGKHGLDRIISGSITRKVLKSAETPILVVG
- a CDS encoding radical SAM protein, whose product is MSLKDALGHYLAVRDGRKDAKFLEAKATPASFSRDSETSELWREHERIEQGFECSGECRKSFLDLKIEIAERIFRNCSLCHWRCGVDRNRNPGRCGVTSPRVASEFLHYGEEAPLVPSHTIFFSGCTMNCVFCQNWDISQNPSVGVSIPEDKLAAVIEERRRMGSANANFVGGDPTPALPYILRVLQLISISVPVVWNSNMYLSQESMRLLSGIVDLYLTDFKFGNSDCALKLAGVRNYFEVVSENHLRIGGEDMIIRHLVIPGHLECCTKPIISWVADNLGGETVINIMGQYRPLYRASWYPELNRYPSMEELEEARQWALREGIENLI
- a CDS encoding TetR/AcrR family transcriptional regulator, with the translated sequence MAPSSRRERERQKRQMQIIRAAEKAFFERGYDNVTMDEIAERAEVNKALLYYYFKNKEALFFAVNLYGVRILHRMYSECSELETDGYGKVKAMVDALYRFSKEHPDYFRIYCYSGTERFEMSEGEDAREIVDLRTGMWRLMVEAIIEGMKDGSIRSDLDPVELSIYIHTLAINSLNLDLTSRMVLEAREIGRDRFWRDLEIFLESALKNQKPESRDP
- the tuf gene encoding translation elongation factor EF-1 subunit alpha, which encodes MAKEKEHMNLAFIGHVDHGKSTLVGHLLLQAGAIAEQQLADGEDKFRFVMDRLSEERERGVTIDLAHAKFETDKYEFTIVDCPGHRDFVKNMITGASQADAAVLVVAVDDGVMPQTKEHVFLSRTLGINQLIVAINKMDLVNYDEEKFNALKDEVAALIKTVGYKPSDVEFIPLSAFEGDNITTKSDNTAWYKGKTLVEALDELEAPEKPVDLPLRIPIQDVYSITGVGTVPVGRVETGTLKKGENVIFEPAGVSGEVKSIEMHHEMIDQAEPGDNIGFNVRGVGKNDIRRGDVAGHLDNPPKVAKEFTAQIVVLQHPGVITVGYTPVFHCHTAQVACTFLELVQKMNPATGQVEEENPDFLKTGNAAVVKVKPTKPLVIEKIKDIPHMGRFAIRDMGQTVAAGMCIDLVPAK
- the pscS gene encoding O-phospho-L-seryl-tRNA:Cys-tRNA synthase, whose translation is MECADYGITRALERDNLNLNPLQRGGVLPAAARKALYEFGDGYSVCDYCEGRLDQVTRPAVNSFLDDLADFIDADAVRTVHGAREGKFAVMHALCEAGDTIVADGNAHYTTHLAAERNDLEIVEVPSTGYPDYEIKPETYREVLEEVADRVDVKLAVLTHVDGNYGNLTDAEEVARICRKMGVPLLLNCAYSMGRLPVKLRKMGVDFVVGSGHKSMAASGPIGVLGLRSEWEDTLLRRSGRHEKKEVEMLGCTSRGAPLATLMASLPHVVERVSRWDDEIKKTRRFVSELENMGGIRQIGKRPKEHDLVRFETPVFHDIASSHPRKGFFLYEELKKRRIVGIKRGQTKWFKCSVYGMTDGQVQYVVDSFREIIEKNRN
- the mtrA gene encoding tetrahydromethanopterin S-methyltransferase subunit A, whose protein sequence is MVDKKPVPEDWPHIVGDYVVGDAESPVAVVTLGSHMEDEPVRAGAAISGPLHTENLGIEKVVGNVIANPNLRFLLVCGAEVMGHITGQSMKALHSNGVDGETRRIIGATGAIPYIENMPDEAIERFRRQVELVDMVDVEDPAAIRERIGECVVHDSGAIDEEPLILRPPEDLDKKKPDENT
- a CDS encoding transcriptional regulator, translated to MIGKRTLSDEKLALITFSGPLSKTGELIEEVREFISSENLEIAGDPLVIFYTSPLKDDGRYDAGIPVKGESGGAGDIKIVTIPKHTVIFKEYSENREEAYEELIGYAEENRIDIIGAPREIYREKVREIQFPVIL